One Leifsonia shinshuensis DNA window includes the following coding sequences:
- a CDS encoding DUF11 domain-containing protein, with protein MTAQRTSPPGTPLTTPRRRRRSLLAGVLAALLAGAGLALPAQGAAAVDVAGSEAARQQGIVASEGRTPAVPNDPVPLFAETFSNHADGIFVTTVDAYVGSGGTTYRADPFWANTSQCNGFVLNARSTQPSGYCGDQAKEWNAVQAKAKQLGVILGQQDADDNYALSMNTSSARPPANETLMLGSSPISLAGSGRFLTVRSAFAASNDICPPSDATSPLLQYSLVDGDGVRHTVTDQPINVHSDPRGEWTSVPVDRFRGCVKAAEFVADDSALITTDTVQLEIRNLSREAAMGNDGAIDNVEILDATPQLDKSFSPQSVPVGGVSTLTFTVTNTSDFAAKKGWSFTDALPSGMTVASSPNTGGTCVADVTADPGAAQFAVANGELALDDVSCTITVDVSAAPGAYQNCAANITASAGLDLPACAAVTFEAPVALSVAKSVDTASYLPGGPLTWTVDVANAGPGDAAGARVTDVLPAAAGTFGWTCVPSAGASCATSGAGSIDDAVTIPAGGSLRYTVTGTLPADATGPITNTATVAPPAGATDTGCTPDCSASVTSTPQAAAITLLKTASASGVQDPAQAGDTIAYSFTATNTGGETLTDVTITDRLPGLGALTYSWPGAAGTLLAGETVTATAAYALSQADIDSGHVDNSAVATGNPPAGPPVESPLASTDTPLPSSSGLSSTKSADASQLSDPAAVGETIVYTFSATNDGSQTLTGVTIDDPLPGLSTLQYVWPGPAGVLQPGETVTATAAYAITQADIDRGHVANTALATGTPPTGPAVTAPPASTDTPLHVAAALALTKSADASQLGDPAAVGESIAYTFSATNTGSVTLTDVAIDDPLPGLSTLQYVWPNAAGTLVAGETVKATATYAITQADIDRGHVANTALATGTPPTGPAVTTPPAGTDTPLPSDSSLSLIKTSDTSGIGSPGAPGETIVYRFTVTNTGSTTLTGVAIDDPLPGLGTIAQAWPAADGTLRPGESMTATADYAITQADIDRGHVANTAIATGTPPSGSPVPSNPGNTDDTLPGAPALQLSKSADTSGIGSPARPGDLITFAFDLLNSGTVTLRGAQVNDPLPGLGALQYSWPGAPGVLEPGQTGTASAPYRVTQADIDRGYVHNVATPEAETPDGLPVSGEPATTTPRIPVAPALVFEKTADAQATGAVGDVIEYAFTATNTGNVTLKDVDIHDPLPGLSALSYTWPGPAGVLAPGERVTATAAYAVTQADIDAGAVANDAFADGVTVPGVPDPADPADPGRAEQYVPSNHDDTLTPLAQDAELTIVKTADASRIAEQAAAGDTLVYGFTVANVGNVTLTDVAIVDHLDGLGELQYRWPGAKGVLAPGEEATATADYLLTQADLDAGHVANLAFAEGTRPAPDADAYVTAPSETDTPLPPAAALALVKTADDSGVSSPGAVGDVVRYSFLVTNTGNVTLTDVEVVDELAGLSAPVYAWPGEKGVLAPGERVQATASYELTAADLRNGRVLNTAHAVGTPPGDGAPRVASPEDSAEVRIPQPGTALAFTGGDVAGAAVLAGILLILVGVAVRVVARRRSVAAPKAVR; from the coding sequence ATGACCGCACAACGCACGAGCCCTCCGGGGACCCCGCTCACGACGCCCCGCCGACGGAGGCGGAGCCTGCTGGCGGGCGTCCTCGCCGCACTGCTCGCCGGGGCCGGGCTGGCACTGCCTGCTCAGGGCGCCGCCGCCGTGGACGTCGCCGGCTCCGAGGCGGCCCGGCAGCAGGGGATCGTCGCGTCCGAAGGTCGCACACCCGCGGTTCCCAACGATCCGGTCCCGCTGTTCGCCGAGACCTTCAGCAACCATGCCGACGGGATCTTCGTCACCACCGTCGACGCCTATGTCGGCTCCGGTGGAACCACCTACCGCGCCGACCCGTTCTGGGCGAACACGTCCCAGTGCAACGGCTTCGTGCTGAACGCGCGCAGCACGCAGCCGTCGGGCTACTGCGGCGACCAGGCCAAGGAGTGGAACGCGGTCCAGGCGAAGGCCAAGCAGCTCGGGGTCATCCTCGGGCAGCAGGACGCGGACGACAACTACGCGCTGTCGATGAACACCTCCTCGGCCCGGCCTCCGGCGAACGAGACCCTGATGCTCGGCTCGTCCCCGATCTCGCTCGCGGGCTCCGGCCGGTTCCTGACCGTCCGGTCCGCGTTCGCCGCCTCGAACGACATCTGCCCGCCGAGCGACGCCACCTCGCCGCTGCTGCAGTACTCGCTCGTCGACGGCGACGGCGTCCGGCACACGGTCACGGACCAGCCGATCAACGTCCACTCCGACCCCCGCGGCGAGTGGACGAGCGTCCCGGTCGACCGGTTCCGCGGCTGTGTGAAGGCGGCGGAGTTCGTCGCCGACGACTCCGCGCTCATCACCACCGACACCGTCCAGCTCGAGATCCGCAACCTTTCGCGCGAGGCGGCCATGGGCAACGACGGCGCCATCGACAACGTCGAGATCCTGGACGCGACGCCCCAGCTGGACAAGTCGTTCAGCCCGCAGTCCGTTCCGGTCGGAGGCGTGTCGACCCTGACGTTCACGGTGACCAACACCTCCGACTTCGCCGCCAAGAAGGGCTGGAGCTTCACCGACGCTCTCCCGTCCGGGATGACGGTCGCGTCGTCGCCGAACACCGGCGGCACCTGCGTCGCCGATGTCACGGCCGACCCGGGGGCGGCGCAGTTCGCCGTGGCGAACGGCGAGCTCGCCCTCGATGACGTCAGCTGCACCATCACGGTCGACGTCTCGGCGGCGCCGGGCGCCTACCAGAACTGCGCCGCGAACATCACGGCGTCGGCCGGGCTCGACCTCCCCGCGTGCGCCGCGGTGACCTTCGAGGCGCCGGTCGCGCTGAGTGTGGCCAAGTCGGTCGACACAGCCTCCTACCTTCCTGGCGGGCCGCTGACCTGGACGGTCGACGTGGCGAACGCGGGACCCGGCGACGCCGCCGGCGCGCGCGTGACCGACGTCCTGCCCGCAGCAGCCGGCACGTTCGGCTGGACCTGCGTCCCCTCGGCCGGCGCCTCCTGCGCCACCTCGGGCGCCGGCAGCATCGACGACGCCGTCACGATCCCCGCGGGCGGAAGCCTCCGGTACACCGTCACCGGCACCCTCCCGGCCGACGCCACCGGCCCGATCACGAACACCGCGACCGTCGCACCCCCGGCGGGCGCCACGGACACCGGCTGCACCCCGGACTGCTCGGCCAGCGTGACGAGCACGCCGCAGGCCGCGGCGATCACGCTCCTCAAGACCGCGAGCGCGTCGGGCGTTCAGGATCCGGCGCAGGCCGGGGACACCATCGCCTACAGCTTCACGGCGACGAACACCGGCGGCGAGACGCTGACCGACGTCACGATCACCGACCGCCTCCCCGGTCTCGGCGCGCTGACCTACTCCTGGCCGGGCGCCGCGGGCACGCTCCTCGCCGGCGAGACCGTCACGGCCACCGCGGCCTACGCGCTCAGCCAGGCCGACATCGACAGCGGCCACGTGGACAACTCCGCCGTCGCGACAGGAAACCCGCCGGCAGGACCTCCCGTCGAGTCGCCGCTGGCGTCGACCGACACCCCGCTTCCGAGCAGCTCGGGACTGTCATCGACCAAGTCCGCTGACGCGTCACAGCTGAGCGACCCGGCCGCCGTCGGCGAGACCATCGTGTACACGTTCTCCGCGACGAACGACGGCTCGCAGACGCTCACCGGAGTGACGATCGACGACCCGCTTCCGGGGTTGAGCACGCTGCAGTACGTCTGGCCCGGCCCCGCGGGGGTTCTCCAGCCGGGGGAGACCGTGACGGCGACGGCCGCGTACGCGATCACGCAGGCGGACATCGACCGCGGGCACGTCGCGAACACGGCGCTCGCCACCGGCACCCCGCCGACGGGACCGGCCGTCACAGCGCCGCCGGCCTCCACCGACACCCCGCTTCATGTGGCCGCCGCGCTGGCGCTGACGAAGTCCGCTGACGCGTCGCAGCTGGGCGACCCGGCTGCCGTCGGTGAGAGCATCGCCTACACGTTCTCCGCGACGAACACCGGCTCCGTGACCCTGACCGACGTTGCGATCGACGACCCGCTCCCGGGGTTGAGCACGCTGCAATACGTCTGGCCGAACGCCGCTGGCACCCTGGTCGCAGGGGAGACCGTGAAGGCGACAGCCACCTACGCGATCACCCAGGCCGACATCGACCGCGGCCACGTCGCGAACACGGCGCTCGCCACCGGCACCCCGCCGACCGGCCCGGCCGTCACAACACCACCCGCCGGAACCGACACCCCGCTCCCGTCCGACTCGTCCCTGAGCCTCATCAAGACCTCGGACACCTCCGGGATCGGGTCCCCGGGCGCGCCGGGCGAGACCATCGTGTACCGCTTCACCGTCACGAACACCGGTTCGACGACGCTGACCGGTGTCGCGATCGACGACCCGCTGCCCGGTCTGGGGACGATCGCCCAGGCGTGGCCGGCTGCCGACGGGACGCTGCGTCCGGGGGAGTCCATGACGGCGACGGCGGACTACGCGATCACGCAGGCCGACATCGACCGCGGCCACGTCGCGAACACGGCGATCGCCACCGGCACACCGCCGTCCGGATCGCCGGTCCCCTCGAACCCGGGGAACACCGATGACACTCTGCCCGGCGCTCCCGCCCTCCAGTTGAGCAAGTCGGCGGACACCTCCGGGATCGGTTCACCGGCCCGCCCGGGCGATCTGATCACGTTCGCCTTCGACCTGCTCAACAGCGGGACCGTCACCCTGCGCGGCGCACAGGTCAACGACCCGCTGCCGGGGCTCGGCGCGCTGCAGTACTCCTGGCCGGGCGCCCCCGGGGTCCTCGAGCCCGGTCAGACCGGCACCGCGTCGGCGCCCTACCGGGTGACCCAGGCGGACATCGATCGCGGCTACGTGCACAACGTGGCGACGCCGGAGGCCGAGACGCCGGACGGCCTGCCGGTGAGCGGTGAGCCCGCGACGACCACGCCGCGGATCCCGGTCGCACCGGCGCTGGTCTTCGAGAAGACCGCCGACGCGCAGGCGACGGGTGCGGTCGGCGACGTGATCGAGTACGCCTTCACGGCCACGAACACCGGAAACGTCACGCTGAAGGACGTGGACATCCATGACCCTCTGCCCGGACTGAGCGCGCTGTCGTACACCTGGCCCGGCCCGGCCGGCGTGCTCGCCCCCGGTGAGCGGGTCACCGCCACCGCCGCCTACGCGGTCACGCAGGCGGACATCGACGCCGGCGCGGTGGCGAACGACGCGTTCGCGGACGGCGTCACGGTGCCCGGCGTTCCGGACCCTGCCGACCCCGCCGACCCCGGCCGCGCGGAGCAGTACGTGCCGTCGAACCACGACGACACGCTGACCCCGCTGGCGCAGGACGCGGAGCTGACGATCGTCAAGACCGCGGACGCCAGCCGGATCGCGGAGCAGGCCGCGGCGGGCGACACGCTCGTCTACGGCTTCACCGTCGCCAACGTGGGGAACGTCACACTGACGGACGTCGCGATCGTCGACCACCTCGACGGGCTCGGCGAGCTGCAGTACCGCTGGCCCGGCGCCAAGGGGGTCCTGGCCCCCGGTGAGGAGGCCACGGCGACGGCCGACTACCTGCTGACGCAGGCGGACCTCGACGCCGGGCACGTCGCGAACCTGGCGTTCGCCGAGGGCACCCGGCCCGCACCGGACGCGGACGCATACGTGACCGCGCCCAGCGAGACGGACACGCCGCTGCCTCCCGCCGCCGCGCTCGCGCTCGTGAAGACGGCCGACGATTCCGGGGTCAGCAGCCCCGGCGCGGTCGGCGACGTCGTCCGGTACTCGTTCCTGGTGACCAACACGGGGAACGTCACGCTGACCGACGTGGAGGTCGTCGACGAGCTGGCCGGCCTCTCCGCGCCGGTCTACGCGTGGCCGGGGGAGAAGGGCGTCCTCGCTCCCGGCGAGCGGGTCCAGGCGACGGCGTCGTACGAGTTGACGGCCGCTGACCTCCGCAACGGCCGGGTGCTGAACACCGCACACGCGGTCGGCACGCCTCCGGGCGACGGCGCACCGCGCGTGGCATCGCCGGAGGACAGCGCCGAGGTCCGGATCCCGCAGCCGGGCACTGCGCTCGCGTTCACGGGCGGCGACGTCGCCGGGGCCGCGGTCCTGGCAGGAATCCTCCTGATCCTGGTCGGTGTAGCGGTGCGAGTGGTCGCGCGGCGGCGTTCGGTGGCCGCTCCGAAGGCGGTGCGCTGA
- a CDS encoding NAD-dependent epimerase/dehydratase family protein, with translation MRVVVIGGSGHIGTFLVPRLVRAGHEVVSITRGTSRAYAEAPEWQHVEHVVADRQAEDAAGTFAGRVADLRPEAVIDLVCFTLESAAALVEGLRGTSAHLVNCGSIWRSGRSAIVPTTEETMTPPFDEYGIEKQRIAEMLKAETAAGGLDTTSLHPGHIVGPGWEPINPLGNVDLAVWQTLAAGRPLPVPGLGAETVHHVHADDVAQAFELAITNRDRAAGEDFNITSAAALSVRGFAHASASWFGQEAHLKHVTWDEFRQATTAEHADKSLEHLDRSPCFSIDKAKSLLGYAPSYSSLDAVRESVAWLIDSGALAVERPLAR, from the coding sequence ATGCGCGTCGTCGTCATCGGCGGAAGCGGCCACATCGGCACGTTCCTGGTCCCGCGGCTGGTCAGGGCCGGCCACGAGGTCGTCAGCATCACCCGTGGCACCAGCCGCGCCTACGCCGAAGCGCCCGAGTGGCAGCACGTCGAGCATGTCGTGGCCGACCGGCAGGCCGAGGACGCGGCAGGCACGTTCGCGGGACGAGTGGCCGATCTGCGCCCGGAAGCTGTGATCGACCTGGTGTGCTTCACACTCGAGTCTGCAGCCGCGCTCGTCGAGGGGCTACGGGGCACAAGCGCGCACCTGGTGAACTGCGGGTCGATCTGGCGTTCTGGTCGCAGCGCGATCGTTCCGACCACCGAAGAGACGATGACGCCGCCGTTCGACGAATACGGCATCGAGAAGCAGCGCATCGCCGAGATGCTCAAGGCCGAGACCGCCGCAGGCGGACTCGACACCACCTCGCTGCACCCCGGTCACATCGTCGGCCCGGGATGGGAGCCGATCAACCCCCTCGGGAACGTCGACCTCGCCGTGTGGCAGACGCTTGCCGCCGGCCGACCGCTGCCGGTTCCCGGGCTGGGTGCAGAGACGGTGCATCACGTCCATGCCGACGACGTCGCGCAAGCCTTCGAGCTCGCGATCACCAACCGCGATCGCGCCGCCGGCGAGGACTTCAACATCACCTCGGCGGCCGCGCTGTCGGTGCGCGGTTTCGCGCACGCGTCCGCGTCCTGGTTCGGCCAGGAAGCGCACCTCAAGCACGTCACCTGGGACGAGTTCCGACAGGCCACGACGGCCGAGCACGCCGACAAGAGCCTCGAGCACCTGGACCGCAGCCCCTGCTTCAGCATCGACAAAGCCAAGAGCCTCCTCGGCTACGCCCCCAGCTACAGCTCCTTGGACGCCGTAAGGGAATCCGTGGCATGGCTCATCGACAGCGGCGCTCTGGCTGTCGAGCGCCCGCTGGCACGCTGA
- a CDS encoding XRE family transcriptional regulator: MPDPRSFNDASAAMAVDAIAHLRDVLGPGLVAVIADTTVLEVTTWASGAAAPSPAKRPLLIAAESLVNQLLEVDDAEVVRAWFMGMNPQLDDDSPAEAIADGRIRQATAAAHAFIQGG, translated from the coding sequence ATGCCCGACCCTCGATCGTTCAATGACGCCTCCGCTGCCATGGCCGTCGATGCGATCGCACACCTTCGCGATGTCCTGGGCCCGGGGCTCGTCGCAGTGATTGCTGACACCACAGTCCTCGAGGTCACGACCTGGGCAAGTGGAGCAGCCGCCCCCTCCCCGGCCAAACGACCGCTGCTCATTGCGGCGGAGTCGCTTGTGAACCAACTGCTTGAGGTTGACGACGCGGAAGTGGTGCGCGCCTGGTTCATGGGGATGAACCCGCAACTCGACGACGACTCCCCTGCCGAAGCTATCGCCGACGGGCGGATACGTCAGGCCACCGCGGCTGCACACGCGTTCATTCAGGGAGGCTAG
- a CDS encoding helix-turn-helix domain-containing protein yields MKREIHYEWHTRELMARNHFRRGKDLIEPLRERGITLSPTQVWRLVDQTPERISLQVLVALADIFGVEVSEVITYTAADKSTQRRKTAQSGALPDIHGYRPVRARIVDEDDDDGA; encoded by the coding sequence ATGAAACGCGAGATCCACTACGAATGGCACACCCGCGAGCTGATGGCCCGCAATCACTTCCGGCGCGGAAAGGATCTGATCGAACCGCTCCGCGAGCGCGGCATAACCCTCTCCCCCACTCAGGTCTGGCGTCTAGTCGACCAGACACCTGAGCGGATCTCACTACAGGTACTCGTTGCTCTGGCAGACATTTTCGGCGTCGAAGTCAGCGAGGTCATCACCTACACCGCTGCGGACAAAAGCACGCAGCGCCGAAAGACCGCACAGAGCGGCGCCCTCCCGGACATTCACGGATACCGCCCCGTTCGCGCTCGAATAGTGGATGAAGACGATGATGACGGGGCGTAG
- a CDS encoding tyrosine-type recombinase/integrase, producing MRVEVLTGIFIAVYFILCNDHAKRATIGVGVNDEMGRVTVVTFGSQAPDPEVFLERLLESWVRAQTSSDRSKQTVRAKRARVLDLVEFSGHYPWEWSVADADDYFSHCRGVRNLAHNTVRNYQGAIRSFCEFACDPRYDWNTDCARLFGAVFSQIVTEWNRIPHSQPNASKPEKRVFTQWELQQLFDLADLEPERKLASGRKGALSAMRDAALFKTLYGWGLRIDEGRHLQRVDLSENAGAPQFGEYGVVRVRWGKSHRGSAKKTRSVLTVWEWTASALQNWVEFALPLYGKPLTDLFPTTGGRVVAESHALRRLRGYLDELGFAPGVDLHAFRRSYSAHLITGLGADVSFVQQQLGHAHASTTSIYTLASPDYQRESLKRLHEKTLAAAMTSRKGSTR from the coding sequence GTGCGAGTTGAGGTCCTGACCGGGATTTTCATTGCCGTCTATTTCATTTTATGCAATGATCATGCGAAACGTGCAACGATCGGAGTTGGCGTGAATGACGAGATGGGTCGGGTCACTGTCGTAACGTTCGGCAGCCAGGCTCCAGATCCGGAGGTGTTTCTGGAACGCCTTCTCGAGAGTTGGGTGCGCGCCCAGACGTCCTCGGACAGGAGCAAGCAGACCGTGAGGGCGAAACGAGCGCGCGTTCTAGACCTGGTCGAGTTCTCTGGACACTATCCCTGGGAATGGTCCGTAGCCGACGCGGACGACTATTTCTCGCACTGCCGCGGCGTTCGGAATCTGGCTCACAACACTGTTCGCAACTATCAAGGCGCAATTCGGTCCTTCTGCGAGTTCGCCTGCGACCCTCGCTACGACTGGAATACCGACTGTGCTCGACTATTCGGCGCCGTGTTTTCGCAGATCGTCACCGAGTGGAACCGTATCCCCCACAGCCAGCCGAATGCATCGAAGCCCGAGAAACGCGTGTTCACCCAGTGGGAATTGCAACAGCTTTTCGACCTGGCCGATCTCGAGCCTGAGCGCAAGCTCGCGTCGGGTCGAAAGGGAGCGCTATCGGCGATGCGGGATGCCGCCCTGTTCAAGACGCTTTACGGGTGGGGCTTGCGAATCGACGAAGGCCGTCATCTCCAACGCGTCGACCTGTCAGAGAACGCCGGTGCACCCCAGTTCGGCGAGTACGGCGTGGTCAGAGTTCGATGGGGCAAGTCACACCGCGGGTCGGCGAAGAAGACGAGATCGGTGTTGACAGTGTGGGAGTGGACGGCGTCCGCGCTTCAGAATTGGGTCGAGTTCGCACTCCCCCTTTACGGCAAGCCCTTAACCGATCTGTTCCCGACGACCGGAGGGCGAGTCGTCGCTGAGAGCCACGCCCTGCGCCGACTCCGTGGCTATCTGGACGAACTGGGATTCGCGCCGGGCGTTGACCTCCATGCTTTTCGCCGCTCCTACTCCGCTCATCTCATCACCGGACTCGGCGCGGACGTCTCGTTCGTCCAGCAACAACTCGGTCACGCCCACGCATCCACCACGTCGATCTACACCCTCGCCTCGCCTGATTACCAGCGCGAATCGCTGAAAAGGCTGCACGAGAAGACTCTCGCTGCCGCGATGACCTCCCGGAAAGGATCCACTCGATGA
- a CDS encoding SHOCT domain-containing protein, whose amino-acid sequence MSLLRTAVRASVATRVIGNTHRRQQQRWAAQDAAATAQAPPPESAPSVLDQLAQLGQLREAGVLSEAEFETQKARILSA is encoded by the coding sequence ATGAGCCTTCTTCGCACCGCCGTCCGCGCTTCGGTCGCGACCCGCGTCATCGGCAACACGCACCGACGCCAGCAGCAGCGCTGGGCCGCACAGGACGCCGCGGCGACCGCACAGGCACCGCCTCCGGAGTCGGCACCGTCGGTCCTGGACCAACTCGCGCAGCTCGGCCAGCTCCGGGAGGCGGGAGTGCTCAGCGAGGCCGAGTTCGAGACCCAGAAGGCCCGCATCCTGAGCGCATGA
- a CDS encoding DUF6325 family protein, with protein MATDAFAGPVDYLVFTFPSEAVLGAGLTEVLRRVDEGVIEVLDLERIRVEADGTVVAGPLDNPADFTGAFSGILDAEDVRRVADALEPGGVAIALVYEDLSLATAADAWTAAGGTELLVGGVDMIDLAESLEPESEAGAESESLGENRK; from the coding sequence ATGGCCACAGACGCCTTCGCCGGACCCGTGGACTACCTCGTCTTCACGTTCCCCTCGGAAGCCGTGCTGGGGGCCGGCCTCACAGAAGTCCTCCGCCGCGTCGACGAGGGCGTCATCGAAGTCCTCGACCTCGAGCGCATCCGGGTCGAGGCGGATGGGACGGTCGTCGCCGGCCCGCTCGACAATCCGGCCGACTTCACCGGCGCGTTCTCCGGCATCCTCGACGCCGAGGACGTCCGCCGCGTCGCCGACGCCCTGGAACCCGGCGGCGTCGCGATCGCCCTCGTCTACGAGGACCTGTCGCTGGCCACCGCGGCGGACGCCTGGACCGCGGCGGGCGGAACGGAGCTGCTGGTCGGGGGAGTCGACATGATCGACCTGGCCGAGTCGCTCGAACCGGAATCCGAAGCCGGAGCAGAATCCGAATCACTGGGGGAGAACCGAAAATGA
- a CDS encoding GNAT family N-acetyltransferase, translated as MLTLLDLPAELSIRDGAITLRRATATDLHGLMRLLSDDPISAGRGDVGADADLPAYADGLTRIIADDANDLVIAVDSRGHLAGTLQLTLIPGMARRGATRLLVEAVRVAGDQRSAGIGGAMMRWVTDIAAPTLGASLVQLTSDAARTDAHRFYERLGFTGSHIGFKYHVTPGAGERAR; from the coding sequence ATGCTCACCCTGCTCGACCTTCCCGCGGAGCTCTCCATCCGTGACGGCGCCATCACCCTCCGGCGCGCAACCGCGACCGACCTCCACGGGCTCATGCGTCTTCTCTCAGACGACCCCATCAGCGCTGGCAGGGGAGACGTTGGGGCAGACGCCGACCTGCCCGCCTACGCCGACGGTCTGACCCGGATCATCGCGGACGACGCCAACGATCTCGTCATCGCCGTCGACAGCCGGGGACACCTCGCCGGAACGCTTCAACTGACATTGATACCCGGAATGGCACGCCGCGGCGCCACCCGGCTGCTGGTCGAAGCCGTCCGCGTCGCCGGCGATCAGCGTTCCGCCGGGATCGGCGGCGCCATGATGCGCTGGGTGACCGACATCGCCGCGCCGACGCTCGGCGCGAGTCTCGTCCAGCTGACCTCGGACGCAGCACGGACGGACGCCCACCGGTTCTACGAACGACTCGGTTTCACCGGCTCGCACATCGGCTTCAAGTACCACGTCACACCCGGCGCGGGAGAGCGGGCACGCTGA
- a CDS encoding DUF1349 domain-containing protein — translation MTISLPGLPPLRWTGVDGAASYDERNGVLSLRAAAGTDWTNDAGGGPQQHAATALAFTAPAGDFVLSARVRVPGERTTFDAGALALWSDRDHWAKLCNEFSPHGEEMVVSVVTDGFSDDCNGPILDARAVYLRVARVGQAFAFHSSRDGRFWDFVRVFRLPVSTEPLCVGFLAQAPLGDRSDPTFDSIRYETRSLGSLRDGS, via the coding sequence ATGACGATCTCCCTTCCGGGGCTTCCTCCGCTGCGGTGGACCGGCGTCGACGGCGCCGCGTCCTACGACGAGCGGAACGGCGTCCTGTCGCTGCGGGCGGCTGCGGGTACCGATTGGACGAACGACGCCGGCGGTGGCCCGCAGCAGCACGCGGCCACGGCGTTGGCGTTCACCGCGCCCGCCGGCGACTTCGTGCTGTCCGCACGGGTGCGCGTGCCGGGGGAGCGCACGACCTTCGATGCCGGCGCCCTCGCGCTCTGGTCCGACCGGGATCACTGGGCGAAACTCTGCAATGAGTTCTCGCCCCACGGCGAGGAGATGGTCGTCAGCGTCGTCACGGACGGGTTCTCGGACGACTGCAACGGCCCGATCCTGGATGCTCGGGCGGTGTACCTGCGCGTCGCTCGCGTCGGTCAGGCGTTCGCATTTCATTCCTCGCGCGATGGCCGGTTCTGGGATTTCGTCCGTGTGTTCCGGCTGCCGGTGAGCACCGAACCGTTGTGCGTCGGCTTCCTTGCGCAGGCGCCGCTCGGGGACCGCAGCGATCCGACTTTCGATTCGATCCGTTACGAGACGCGTTCTCTGGGGAGCTTGCGCGACGGGTCGTGA
- a CDS encoding helix-turn-helix domain-containing protein: MSTRDDVREFLMSRRANITPAAAGIQASGDDRRVPGLRREEVAQLAGVSVDYYTRLEKGHIAGVSESVLNAVAAALQLSIVEREYLLGLARTAASSSMVTRPAERPSEVRDSVQQLLDAMTLPAIVQNPQQDVLAANLVGRAIYAPVFDLPGTPNLARFVYLDPRARDYWVDWELSRRTSAAILRFEAGRDPLNEQLTALIGELSTLSPHFRQDWARNDVHEHRTGTKAFRHPELGVVEVAFNVFETPGTPGQKLVTYSPLPGSDTGEKFALLASWAASHNTTEH, encoded by the coding sequence ATGAGCACGAGAGATGACGTTCGGGAGTTCCTGATGTCGCGCCGCGCGAATATCACACCGGCTGCCGCGGGTATCCAGGCTTCAGGTGATGATCGTCGCGTGCCGGGGCTGCGCCGCGAGGAGGTGGCCCAGCTCGCCGGCGTCAGCGTCGACTACTACACGCGGCTGGAGAAGGGACACATCGCGGGCGTCTCGGAGAGCGTCTTGAACGCGGTCGCGGCGGCGTTGCAGCTCTCGATCGTCGAGCGAGAGTATCTGCTCGGCTTGGCACGCACCGCCGCCTCATCCTCGATGGTGACGCGCCCCGCGGAGAGACCGTCCGAGGTGCGGGACTCGGTGCAGCAGCTCCTGGACGCGATGACGTTGCCGGCGATCGTGCAGAACCCGCAGCAGGATGTCCTCGCCGCGAATCTGGTCGGGCGGGCGATCTATGCGCCGGTGTTCGACCTGCCAGGCACTCCCAACCTGGCCCGGTTCGTGTATCTGGACCCGCGTGCGCGCGATTACTGGGTCGACTGGGAACTCTCGCGCCGCACGTCGGCTGCGATCCTGCGTTTCGAGGCGGGCCGCGACCCGCTGAACGAACAGCTGACCGCCTTGATCGGGGAGCTGTCGACCCTCAGCCCGCACTTCCGTCAGGACTGGGCGCGCAACGACGTGCACGAGCACCGCACCGGGACGAAAGCGTTCCGTCATCCCGAGCTCGGGGTCGTCGAGGTGGCATTCAACGTCTTCGAGACACCGGGCACGCCGGGGCAGAAGCTCGTCACCTACAGCCCGCTGCCGGGAAGCGATACCGGCGAGAAGTTCGCCCTGCTGGCCAGCTGGGCGGCCAGCCACAACACCACTGAGCACTGA